One Esox lucius isolate fEsoLuc1 chromosome 1, fEsoLuc1.pri, whole genome shotgun sequence genomic region harbors:
- the slc5a2 gene encoding sodium/glucose cotransporter 2 isoform X1, with the protein MENPIFVGAKNPSSETAPQKVTVNNISDIAVIICYFILVIGVGIWSMFRTNRGTVGGYFLAGQTMTWWPVGASLFASNIGSGHFVGLAGTGAARGIAVGGFEWNALFIVLLLGWLFVPVYLTAGVITMPQYLKKRFGGTRISLYLSVISLFLYIFTKISVDMFSGAVFIQQALGWNIYVAVIALLSITALYTVTGGLAALMYTDTVQTFVIIAGAFVLTGFAFFEVGGYSALLEKYRSAIPSNSQSDRYNISPECYTPRDDAFQLLRDPVTGDLPWPGVLFGIAIIGAWYWCSDQVIVQRCLAARSLTHVKAGCILCGYLKLLPMFLMVFPGMISRVLFPDEVGCVVPELCQQVCGTDVGCSNIAYPKLVVSIMPNGLRGLMLAVMLAALMSSLASIFNSSSTLFTMDIWTRLRPQARESELMVVGRVWVLVIVAVSICWIPVVQASQSGQLFDYIQSVTCYLAPPIAAVFFLAVFVKRVNEPVRSEGAFWGLMGGLAMGLCRMVPEFWFGSGSCLFPTDCPTLVCGVHYLYFAIVLFACTSVLTLLVSYCTPAIEDKHLHRLVFSLRHSKEERDDLDWKQEVKGRIARRKAEEKSQDKSVDSQADAEEPKPGIYRLLGWFCGVSRTPVPELTEEEFTEASKKLPDISEEPFWKHVVDANALVMMGVAVFLWGYYA; encoded by the exons ATGGAGAATCCCATTTTTGTTGGAGCGAAGAATCCCTCATCTGAGACAGCTCCGCAGAAGGTGACCGTTAACAACATTTCCGACATCGCTGTTATCATCTGCTACTTCATTCTGGTCATTGGAGTGGGCATCTGG TCCATGTTCAGGACCAACAGAGGCACTGTGGGGGGATACTTCCTGGCTGGACAGACCATGACATGGTGGCCG gTTGGCGCATCATTGTTTGCCAGTAATATTGGCAGTGGACACTTTGTCGGCCTTGCTGGCACTGGAGCGGCACGCGGAATTGCTGTGGGGGGTTTTGAGTGGAAT GCCTTGTTCATCGTGCTCCTGCTGGGCTGGCTGTTTGTCCCAGTTTACCTCACGGCGGGG GTGATCACAATGCCTCAGTACCTGAAGAAGAGGTTCGGGGGCACCAGGATCAGCCTGTACCTGTCTGTCATATCGCTCTTCCTCTACATCTTCACCAAGATCTCT GTGGACATGTTTTCTGGGGCCGTGTTTATCCAGCAGGCCCTAGGCTGGAACATCTATGTGGCTGTTATTGCACTCCTCTCCATAACAGCTCTGTACACAGTCACCG GGGGCCTAGCTGCTCTGATGTACACAGACACGGTCCAGACGTTCGTAATAATCGCCGGTGCCTTCGTCCTTACTGGTTTTG cCTTCTTCGAGGTGGGGGGCTACAGTGCTCTGCTGGAGAAGTACAGGTCAGCAATTCCCTCTAACTCCCAGTCTGACCGCTACAACATCTCGCCTGAGTGCTACACCCCCCGAGACGACGCCTTCCAACTACTCAGAGACCCTGTGACTGGGGACCTTCCCTGGCCGGGAGTCCTCTTCGGAATCGCCATCATTGGCGCCTGGTACTGGTGTTCCGACCAG GTGATCGTTCAGCGCTGCCTAGCAGCTCGAAGTTTGACCCACGTGAAGGCAGGCTGCATCCTGTGTGGATACCTCAAACTGCTTCCCATGTTCCTCATGGTGTTCCCCGGAATGATCAGCCGCGTTCTGTTCCCCG ATGAGGTGGGCTGTGTGGTCCCGGAGCTGTGTCAACAGGTGTGCGGAACGGACGTCGGCTGCTCCAACATTGCCTACCCCAAACTGGTGGTGTCCATAATGCCCAACG GTCTGAGGGGTCTGATGTTGGCGGTCATGCTGGCGGCCCTGATGAGCTCCCTGGCCTCCATCTTCAACAGCAGCAGCACTCTGTTCACCATGGACATCTGGACCCGCCTCAGGCCTCAGGCCAGAGAGAGCGAGCTCATGGTCGTGGGCAG AGTGTGGGTCCTCGTCATTGTAGCCGTCAGTATCTGTTGGATTCCTGTGGTACAGGCGTCCCAGAGCGGTCAGCTGTTTGACTACATCCAATCGGTGACATGCTACCTGGCCCCGCCCATCGCCGCAGTcttcttcctggctgtgtttgtgAAGAGGGTCAATGAGCCggtgaggtcagag GGGGCGTTTTGGGGACTGATGGGGGGCCTGGCTATGGGGCTTTGCCGTATGGTGCCAGAGTTTTGGTTTGGCTCCGGCAGCTGCCTGTTCCCCACCGACTGCCCCACGCTGGTATGTGGGGTCCACTACCTATACTTTGCCATAGTCCTGTTTGCCTGCACCTCCGTCCTGACACTGCTTGTCAGCTACTGCACGCCGGCCATTGAAGACAAGCAT CTCCACAGACTTGTGTTCAGCCTGCGTCATTccaaggaagagagggatgaccTTGATTGGAAGCAGGAAGTGAAGGGGAGAATAGCACGCAGGAAGGCAGAGGAGAAGAGTCAAGACAAGTCTGTAGACAGCCAAG CAGACGCCGAAGAACCCAAACCTGGCATCTATCGTCTCCTTGGCTGGTTCTGCGGAGTCAGCAGAACCCCGGTGCCGGAGCTCACAGAGGAGGAGTTCACGGAGGCGTCCAAAAAGCTGCCTGACATCAGCGAGGAGCCTTTCTGGAAGCATGTTGTTGATGCTAACGCTCTGGTTATGATGGGGGTGGCAGTGTTTCTATGGGGCTACTATGCATAA
- the slc5a2 gene encoding sodium/glucose cotransporter 2 isoform X2: MENPIFVGAKNPSSETAPQKVTVNNISDIAVIICYFILVIGVGIWSMFRTNRGTVGGYFLAGQTMTWWPVGASLFASNIGSGHFVGLAGTGAARGIAVGGFEWNALFIVLLLGWLFVPVYLTAGVITMPQYLKKRFGGTRISLYLSVISLFLYIFTKISVDMFSGAVFIQQALGWNIYVAVIALLSITALYTVTGGLAALMYTDTVQTFVIIAGAFVLTGFAFFEVGGYSALLEKYRSAIPSNSQSDRYNISPECYTPRDDAFQLLRDPVTGDLPWPGVLFGIAIIGAWYWCSDQVIVQRCLAARSLTHVKAGCILCGYLKLLPMFLMVFPGMISRVLFPDEVGCVVPELCQQVCGTDVGCSNIAYPKLVVSIMPNGLRGLMLAVMLAALMSSLASIFNSSSTLFTMDIWTRLRPQARESELMVVGRVWVLVIVAVSICWIPVVQASQSGQLFDYIQSVTCYLAPPIAAVFFLAVFVKRVNEPGAFWGLMGGLAMGLCRMVPEFWFGSGSCLFPTDCPTLVCGVHYLYFAIVLFACTSVLTLLVSYCTPAIEDKHLHRLVFSLRHSKEERDDLDWKQEVKGRIARRKAEEKSQDKSVDSQADAEEPKPGIYRLLGWFCGVSRTPVPELTEEEFTEASKKLPDISEEPFWKHVVDANALVMMGVAVFLWGYYA, encoded by the exons ATGGAGAATCCCATTTTTGTTGGAGCGAAGAATCCCTCATCTGAGACAGCTCCGCAGAAGGTGACCGTTAACAACATTTCCGACATCGCTGTTATCATCTGCTACTTCATTCTGGTCATTGGAGTGGGCATCTGG TCCATGTTCAGGACCAACAGAGGCACTGTGGGGGGATACTTCCTGGCTGGACAGACCATGACATGGTGGCCG gTTGGCGCATCATTGTTTGCCAGTAATATTGGCAGTGGACACTTTGTCGGCCTTGCTGGCACTGGAGCGGCACGCGGAATTGCTGTGGGGGGTTTTGAGTGGAAT GCCTTGTTCATCGTGCTCCTGCTGGGCTGGCTGTTTGTCCCAGTTTACCTCACGGCGGGG GTGATCACAATGCCTCAGTACCTGAAGAAGAGGTTCGGGGGCACCAGGATCAGCCTGTACCTGTCTGTCATATCGCTCTTCCTCTACATCTTCACCAAGATCTCT GTGGACATGTTTTCTGGGGCCGTGTTTATCCAGCAGGCCCTAGGCTGGAACATCTATGTGGCTGTTATTGCACTCCTCTCCATAACAGCTCTGTACACAGTCACCG GGGGCCTAGCTGCTCTGATGTACACAGACACGGTCCAGACGTTCGTAATAATCGCCGGTGCCTTCGTCCTTACTGGTTTTG cCTTCTTCGAGGTGGGGGGCTACAGTGCTCTGCTGGAGAAGTACAGGTCAGCAATTCCCTCTAACTCCCAGTCTGACCGCTACAACATCTCGCCTGAGTGCTACACCCCCCGAGACGACGCCTTCCAACTACTCAGAGACCCTGTGACTGGGGACCTTCCCTGGCCGGGAGTCCTCTTCGGAATCGCCATCATTGGCGCCTGGTACTGGTGTTCCGACCAG GTGATCGTTCAGCGCTGCCTAGCAGCTCGAAGTTTGACCCACGTGAAGGCAGGCTGCATCCTGTGTGGATACCTCAAACTGCTTCCCATGTTCCTCATGGTGTTCCCCGGAATGATCAGCCGCGTTCTGTTCCCCG ATGAGGTGGGCTGTGTGGTCCCGGAGCTGTGTCAACAGGTGTGCGGAACGGACGTCGGCTGCTCCAACATTGCCTACCCCAAACTGGTGGTGTCCATAATGCCCAACG GTCTGAGGGGTCTGATGTTGGCGGTCATGCTGGCGGCCCTGATGAGCTCCCTGGCCTCCATCTTCAACAGCAGCAGCACTCTGTTCACCATGGACATCTGGACCCGCCTCAGGCCTCAGGCCAGAGAGAGCGAGCTCATGGTCGTGGGCAG AGTGTGGGTCCTCGTCATTGTAGCCGTCAGTATCTGTTGGATTCCTGTGGTACAGGCGTCCCAGAGCGGTCAGCTGTTTGACTACATCCAATCGGTGACATGCTACCTGGCCCCGCCCATCGCCGCAGTcttcttcctggctgtgtttgtgAAGAGGGTCAATGAGCCg GGGGCGTTTTGGGGACTGATGGGGGGCCTGGCTATGGGGCTTTGCCGTATGGTGCCAGAGTTTTGGTTTGGCTCCGGCAGCTGCCTGTTCCCCACCGACTGCCCCACGCTGGTATGTGGGGTCCACTACCTATACTTTGCCATAGTCCTGTTTGCCTGCACCTCCGTCCTGACACTGCTTGTCAGCTACTGCACGCCGGCCATTGAAGACAAGCAT CTCCACAGACTTGTGTTCAGCCTGCGTCATTccaaggaagagagggatgaccTTGATTGGAAGCAGGAAGTGAAGGGGAGAATAGCACGCAGGAAGGCAGAGGAGAAGAGTCAAGACAAGTCTGTAGACAGCCAAG CAGACGCCGAAGAACCCAAACCTGGCATCTATCGTCTCCTTGGCTGGTTCTGCGGAGTCAGCAGAACCCCGGTGCCGGAGCTCACAGAGGAGGAGTTCACGGAGGCGTCCAAAAAGCTGCCTGACATCAGCGAGGAGCCTTTCTGGAAGCATGTTGTTGATGCTAACGCTCTGGTTATGATGGGGGTGGCAGTGTTTCTATGGGGCTACTATGCATAA
- the slc5a2 gene encoding sodium/glucose cotransporter 2 isoform X3 — translation MENPIFVGAKNPSSETAPQKVTVNNISDIAVIICYFILVIGVGIWSMFRTNRGTVGGYFLAGQTMTWWPVGASLFASNIGSGHFVGLAGTGAARGIAVGGFEWNALFIVLLLGWLFVPVYLTAGVITMPQYLKKRFGGTRISLYLSVISLFLYIFTKISVDMFSGAVFIQQALGWNIYVAVIALLSITALYTVTGGLAALMYTDTVQTFVIIAGAFVLTGFAFFEVGGYSALLEKYRSAIPSNSQSDRYNISPECYTPRDDAFQLLRDPVTGDLPWPGVLFGIAIIGAWYWCSDQVIVQRCLAARSLTHVKAGCILCGYLKLLPMFLMVFPGMISRVLFPDEVGCVVPELCQQVCGTDVGCSNIAYPKLVVSIMPNGLRGLMLAVMLAALMSSLASIFNSSSTLFTMDIWTRLRPQARESELMVVGRVWVLVIVAVSICWIPVVQASQSGQLFDYIQSVTCYLAPPIAAVFFLAVFVKRVNEPGAFWGLMGGLAMGLCRMVPEFWFGSGSCLFPTDCPTLVCGVHYLYFAIVLFACTSVLTLLVSYCTPAIEDKHLHRLVFSLRHSKEERDDLDWKQEVKGRIARRKAEEKSQDKSVDSQDAEEPKPGIYRLLGWFCGVSRTPVPELTEEEFTEASKKLPDISEEPFWKHVVDANALVMMGVAVFLWGYYA, via the exons ATGGAGAATCCCATTTTTGTTGGAGCGAAGAATCCCTCATCTGAGACAGCTCCGCAGAAGGTGACCGTTAACAACATTTCCGACATCGCTGTTATCATCTGCTACTTCATTCTGGTCATTGGAGTGGGCATCTGG TCCATGTTCAGGACCAACAGAGGCACTGTGGGGGGATACTTCCTGGCTGGACAGACCATGACATGGTGGCCG gTTGGCGCATCATTGTTTGCCAGTAATATTGGCAGTGGACACTTTGTCGGCCTTGCTGGCACTGGAGCGGCACGCGGAATTGCTGTGGGGGGTTTTGAGTGGAAT GCCTTGTTCATCGTGCTCCTGCTGGGCTGGCTGTTTGTCCCAGTTTACCTCACGGCGGGG GTGATCACAATGCCTCAGTACCTGAAGAAGAGGTTCGGGGGCACCAGGATCAGCCTGTACCTGTCTGTCATATCGCTCTTCCTCTACATCTTCACCAAGATCTCT GTGGACATGTTTTCTGGGGCCGTGTTTATCCAGCAGGCCCTAGGCTGGAACATCTATGTGGCTGTTATTGCACTCCTCTCCATAACAGCTCTGTACACAGTCACCG GGGGCCTAGCTGCTCTGATGTACACAGACACGGTCCAGACGTTCGTAATAATCGCCGGTGCCTTCGTCCTTACTGGTTTTG cCTTCTTCGAGGTGGGGGGCTACAGTGCTCTGCTGGAGAAGTACAGGTCAGCAATTCCCTCTAACTCCCAGTCTGACCGCTACAACATCTCGCCTGAGTGCTACACCCCCCGAGACGACGCCTTCCAACTACTCAGAGACCCTGTGACTGGGGACCTTCCCTGGCCGGGAGTCCTCTTCGGAATCGCCATCATTGGCGCCTGGTACTGGTGTTCCGACCAG GTGATCGTTCAGCGCTGCCTAGCAGCTCGAAGTTTGACCCACGTGAAGGCAGGCTGCATCCTGTGTGGATACCTCAAACTGCTTCCCATGTTCCTCATGGTGTTCCCCGGAATGATCAGCCGCGTTCTGTTCCCCG ATGAGGTGGGCTGTGTGGTCCCGGAGCTGTGTCAACAGGTGTGCGGAACGGACGTCGGCTGCTCCAACATTGCCTACCCCAAACTGGTGGTGTCCATAATGCCCAACG GTCTGAGGGGTCTGATGTTGGCGGTCATGCTGGCGGCCCTGATGAGCTCCCTGGCCTCCATCTTCAACAGCAGCAGCACTCTGTTCACCATGGACATCTGGACCCGCCTCAGGCCTCAGGCCAGAGAGAGCGAGCTCATGGTCGTGGGCAG AGTGTGGGTCCTCGTCATTGTAGCCGTCAGTATCTGTTGGATTCCTGTGGTACAGGCGTCCCAGAGCGGTCAGCTGTTTGACTACATCCAATCGGTGACATGCTACCTGGCCCCGCCCATCGCCGCAGTcttcttcctggctgtgtttgtgAAGAGGGTCAATGAGCCg GGGGCGTTTTGGGGACTGATGGGGGGCCTGGCTATGGGGCTTTGCCGTATGGTGCCAGAGTTTTGGTTTGGCTCCGGCAGCTGCCTGTTCCCCACCGACTGCCCCACGCTGGTATGTGGGGTCCACTACCTATACTTTGCCATAGTCCTGTTTGCCTGCACCTCCGTCCTGACACTGCTTGTCAGCTACTGCACGCCGGCCATTGAAGACAAGCAT CTCCACAGACTTGTGTTCAGCCTGCGTCATTccaaggaagagagggatgaccTTGATTGGAAGCAGGAAGTGAAGGGGAGAATAGCACGCAGGAAGGCAGAGGAGAAGAGTCAAGACAAGTCTGTAGACAGCCAAG ACGCCGAAGAACCCAAACCTGGCATCTATCGTCTCCTTGGCTGGTTCTGCGGAGTCAGCAGAACCCCGGTGCCGGAGCTCACAGAGGAGGAGTTCACGGAGGCGTCCAAAAAGCTGCCTGACATCAGCGAGGAGCCTTTCTGGAAGCATGTTGTTGATGCTAACGCTCTGGTTATGATGGGGGTGGCAGTGTTTCTATGGGGCTACTATGCATAA